In Zunongwangia profunda SM-A87, the following proteins share a genomic window:
- a CDS encoding GrpB family protein has product MKSSIYEFTREDWNTLYPIHLEDHNPAWKTIFEKEKKLILSNIDSKYLQKIEHFGSSSISGIKSKPYIDIFIIIPSEYLFDIALIKDFENLGYFHFEVPAREDIEAYSSFAKGYRADGKKEQIFHIHMCPSSNTMCEQLGFRDYLIANPKKAEAYEKLKIELANKFKNDRGAYVLGKTEFNKKIIKLWKASKSN; this is encoded by the coding sequence ATGAAATCATCGATCTACGAATTTACCCGAGAAGATTGGAATACCTTATACCCTATTCATCTGGAAGATCATAATCCAGCCTGGAAAACTATTTTCGAAAAAGAAAAGAAGCTTATTTTATCGAATATCGACTCAAAATATCTTCAAAAAATTGAGCATTTTGGCAGCTCCTCTATTTCCGGAATAAAATCTAAGCCATATATCGATATTTTCATCATTATTCCTTCAGAATATTTATTTGATATAGCACTAATAAAGGATTTTGAAAATTTAGGGTATTTTCATTTTGAGGTTCCCGCCCGTGAAGATATTGAAGCCTACAGTTCTTTTGCCAAAGGCTATCGTGCAGACGGTAAAAAGGAGCAGATTTTCCATATACATATGTGTCCCTCGTCCAATACCATGTGCGAGCAATTAGGCTTTAGAGATTATTTAATCGCCAATCCTAAGAAGGCCGAAGCTTATGAAAAACTAAAAATTGAGCTTGCCAACAAGTTTAAAAATGATCGAGGCGCCTATGTTTTAGGTAAAACCGAATTTAACAAAAAGATCATTAAGCTTTGGAAAGCTTCTAAAAGCAATTAA
- a CDS encoding M56/M15 family metallopeptidase: MITYSIISILSLSLCYFIYLAFVKTKNHQFSRFFLLLILVGGLSAPLLPISNLFESNLPPINFDFNAEEIFSEHSGEWKSAASNDLGSEKTLIPSEENKPNSLNILSIIFGLITTIFILRFTWNLSLIYRKVKVSDFEKQGKYSVLISRVNDESFSFFNYIFIEDEKNEITLEYILTHEKAHADQLHSVDLIIVKILLCFFWFNPALWFLKKEIIQNHEFLADKAVLKQGFERSDYASTIFNFCRSKRTSLASSFSFINTKKRITMIYKHHPSKTKLLLNLFSALILFAAVLVFSSFAAEKSNPKFVVLLDAGHGGIDPGNLRHGILEKDINLKLALALEKLSDRKVEIRLLRDKDEFIDLNQRLEIAKTSDADLLLSLHLSAGDKHGVQGFYNPESSSAAESKEIAADLVAIFQNKASKINEAKFIILQGTKPSVLLEVGDLANNENLNSKVGQEEIARNLFKSLKTIAENR, from the coding sequence ATGATCACATATTCAATAATAAGTATTCTTAGTTTAAGCTTGTGCTACTTCATTTATCTAGCTTTTGTTAAAACTAAAAATCATCAATTTAGCAGATTCTTTTTACTGCTTATTTTGGTGGGAGGCTTAAGCGCTCCTTTACTGCCTATCTCAAACTTATTTGAAAGTAATCTACCACCCATAAATTTTGATTTTAATGCTGAAGAAATATTCTCAGAACATTCAGGAGAATGGAAAAGTGCAGCATCAAATGATTTAGGTAGCGAAAAAACTTTAATTCCTTCCGAAGAAAATAAACCGAATTCATTAAACATCTTATCGATCATTTTCGGTCTAATTACCACTATTTTCATCTTACGCTTTACCTGGAATTTATCGCTTATTTATAGAAAAGTAAAAGTTTCAGATTTCGAAAAACAAGGGAAATACAGCGTTCTCATTTCCAGGGTTAATGACGAATCTTTTAGCTTTTTCAACTATATTTTTATTGAGGATGAAAAAAATGAAATAACCCTAGAATACATTTTAACCCACGAGAAGGCCCATGCAGATCAGCTTCATTCCGTAGATCTGATAATTGTTAAAATTTTGCTATGTTTCTTCTGGTTTAATCCTGCATTATGGTTTTTAAAGAAAGAAATTATTCAAAATCATGAGTTTTTAGCAGACAAAGCAGTTTTAAAACAAGGCTTTGAAAGAAGCGATTATGCATCAACGATATTTAATTTTTGCCGGTCGAAACGAACTAGTCTGGCCAGTTCATTTAGTTTTATCAATACCAAAAAACGAATTACCATGATTTACAAACATCACCCATCAAAAACGAAATTATTATTAAATCTATTTTCAGCATTAATTTTATTTGCTGCAGTATTAGTTTTCAGCTCTTTTGCCGCAGAAAAGAGTAATCCTAAATTTGTGGTGCTTTTAGACGCCGGGCATGGCGGGATAGACCCGGGAAATCTTCGGCACGGAATTCTAGAAAAAGATATCAATTTAAAATTAGCTTTGGCCTTAGAAAAATTAAGTGATCGCAAGGTAGAAATTCGACTACTTAGAGATAAAGATGAATTTATAGATCTAAACCAGCGCTTAGAAATTGCGAAGACCAGTGATGCAGACCTTTTGCTAAGTTTGCACCTGAGTGCCGGAGATAAACATGGAGTTCAGGGATTTTACAATCCAGAGAGCAGTAGTGCGGCAGAATCTAAAGAAATTGCTGCAGATTTGGTTGCCATTTTTCAGAATAAGGCTTCAAAAATTAATGAAGCAAAATTTATAATCTTACAAGGCACAAAACCTTCCGTATTGCTAGAAGTGGGAGATCTTGCGAATAATGAAAATTTAAATTCTAAAGTAGGTCAGGAAGAAATCGCAAGAAATCTTTTTAAAAGCCTGAAAACCATTGCTGAAAATCGATAA
- the cysM gene encoding cysteine synthase CysM codes for MSKSIFRLIGNTPLVEARTLVENPKVKLYFKLEGQNPGGSVKDRAAYNMIKSALDRGEINENTKLIEATSGNTGIALAMIASMFKLDIELVMPENATKERVQTMRAYGAKVTLTSAKDGIEGSRDYAEAKVENEGYFMFNQFSNEDNWKAHYKTTGPEIWKDTNHKVTHFVSSMGTTGTIMGTSTYLKEQNKNIQIVGVQPTDNSSIPGIRKWPKAYLPKIFDESKVDQVIEVSETEAREMTKRLAKEEGIFAGMSSGGATAAAIKLCNSLEEGVIVSIICDRGDRYLSSDLFED; via the coding sequence ATGAGTAAATCAATATTTAGATTAATAGGAAATACACCTTTAGTCGAAGCCAGAACGCTGGTTGAAAATCCGAAAGTAAAATTATATTTTAAGCTAGAAGGACAAAATCCGGGCGGTAGTGTAAAGGATCGTGCAGCTTATAATATGATCAAAAGTGCACTGGATCGAGGAGAAATTAACGAAAATACTAAATTGATTGAAGCAACCAGCGGGAATACAGGAATTGCTTTGGCAATGATTGCTTCGATGTTTAAACTAGATATCGAATTGGTGATGCCAGAAAACGCCACCAAAGAACGGGTGCAAACCATGCGGGCATATGGAGCAAAAGTAACTTTAACCAGTGCTAAGGATGGTATTGAAGGTAGTAGGGATTATGCCGAAGCTAAAGTTGAAAACGAAGGCTATTTTATGTTTAACCAGTTTAGTAATGAGGATAACTGGAAAGCGCATTACAAAACTACAGGTCCAGAAATTTGGAAAGATACCAATCATAAAGTGACTCATTTTGTTTCGAGCATGGGAACTACAGGCACTATTATGGGAACTTCAACATATTTAAAAGAGCAAAATAAAAATATTCAGATTGTTGGGGTGCAACCTACGGATAATTCCAGTATTCCAGGAATCAGAAAATGGCCCAAAGCCTATCTTCCCAAAATATTTGATGAATCTAAAGTAGATCAGGTGATCGAGGTTAGTGAAACCGAAGCCCGGGAAATGACTAAACGCCTGGCAAAAGAAGAAGGGATTTTTGCCGGAATGAGTAGTGGGGGGGCCACAGCCGCCGCAATAAAATTATGTAATTCTTTAGAAGAAGGAGTGATTGTAAGCATTATTTGCGATCGCGGCGACCGTTATCTTTCTTCAGATTTGTTTGAAGATTAA
- a CDS encoding DUF4139 domain-containing protein, with amino-acid sequence MKIIHLLFIAFLAIPLTAQNNNEKEISTDVSGVTVFLEGAQVVRHKNVTVNSGISILKFTNLSPFIDAKSVQVKAEGNITVLSVNHQQNFLNELKKSTELQNMENKITDINRQLEMENTYLSIIREQIAFLQDNRDIGGKSEQVNISNLQQASEFYGKKLTELKLNEIERVRTIEKLVKEKTRIENQINTISSKKEYPNGEILVKIDTKQNTSFPIELSYLVGNAGWFPSYDIRAKNINEPINLVYKANVKQDTKVDWKNVKLKFSSANPNTSGMAPKLKTYYIDYNTLPPVYNLSNNIVSGKVVDRDETPIPGVNVMVKGTTIGTVTDFDGYYSITIPNEESRLSFTFVGFETQEIPANSHTINVVLHEDVNSLDEVVVVGYGANNENVSRALAGKVAGVSIGSRKKNESIPVPNVQKENQTTVDFEIEIPYTVNSDNKNYVVEMTNYDLPAQYQYYAVPKIQKDAFLIAHINNWEQYNLLEGEANIFFEGTYIGKSLMDVRYITDTLKVSLGIDKKVSVNRQKIKDFTEKQFIGNKKIEIREWEISVKNNKTESINMIVLDQVPVATSEDISISTENLSNGNLNEENGEVQWNFSLEPKQEIKFNLKYTAKYAKGKTLILE; translated from the coding sequence ATGAAAATCATCCATCTTTTATTTATAGCTTTTCTGGCTATTCCACTCACCGCACAAAATAATAACGAAAAAGAAATCAGCACTGACGTTAGTGGAGTAACCGTATTCCTGGAAGGCGCCCAGGTGGTACGACATAAAAATGTGACTGTTAATAGTGGAATTTCTATTCTAAAATTTACCAATCTCTCCCCCTTTATTGATGCTAAAAGCGTTCAGGTTAAGGCTGAAGGAAACATCACTGTACTTTCTGTAAATCATCAACAAAACTTTTTGAACGAATTAAAGAAATCTACAGAATTACAAAATATGGAAAACAAGATCACTGATATAAACCGGCAATTGGAAATGGAGAATACCTATTTGTCCATTATTCGCGAACAAATCGCTTTTCTTCAGGACAACCGTGATATTGGAGGTAAAAGTGAACAGGTTAATATTTCTAATTTGCAACAGGCATCTGAATTCTACGGAAAAAAATTAACCGAGCTTAAATTGAATGAAATTGAACGCGTTAGAACTATTGAAAAATTGGTTAAAGAAAAGACCAGGATTGAAAATCAAATAAATACAATTAGTAGTAAAAAAGAATATCCCAACGGTGAAATTTTGGTAAAAATCGATACAAAACAAAATACCTCTTTCCCTATAGAACTTAGTTATCTGGTGGGAAATGCAGGTTGGTTTCCGTCTTACGACATCAGAGCTAAAAACATAAACGAACCTATCAATCTGGTTTATAAAGCCAATGTAAAACAGGATACAAAAGTGGATTGGAAAAATGTAAAACTTAAATTTTCTTCGGCCAATCCTAATACTTCAGGAATGGCTCCAAAATTAAAAACCTATTATATAGATTATAACACGCTACCTCCTGTTTATAACCTCTCAAACAATATAGTTAGTGGTAAAGTTGTAGATAGAGATGAAACTCCTATACCTGGTGTAAATGTTATGGTTAAAGGAACTACCATTGGCACCGTAACCGATTTTGATGGTTACTACTCTATAACTATACCTAATGAGGAAAGCAGATTAAGTTTTACATTTGTTGGTTTCGAAACTCAGGAGATTCCAGCAAATAGCCATACGATAAATGTGGTATTACATGAAGATGTAAACTCGTTGGATGAAGTGGTTGTAGTAGGATACGGAGCTAACAATGAAAATGTAAGTCGAGCTTTGGCAGGAAAAGTTGCTGGCGTTTCTATAGGTTCCAGGAAGAAAAACGAAAGTATTCCTGTTCCTAATGTTCAAAAAGAAAATCAAACCACGGTAGATTTTGAAATTGAAATACCCTATACCGTAAATTCAGACAACAAAAATTATGTGGTTGAAATGACAAATTACGATTTACCGGCACAATACCAGTATTACGCAGTTCCTAAAATTCAAAAAGATGCCTTCTTAATTGCACATATTAATAACTGGGAACAATATAATCTTCTGGAAGGTGAAGCCAATATTTTTTTTGAAGGCACCTACATCGGGAAATCTTTAATGGATGTAAGATATATTACCGATACGCTAAAAGTTTCTTTAGGTATTGATAAAAAAGTATCTGTAAACCGCCAAAAAATCAAGGACTTTACCGAAAAACAATTTATTGGGAATAAAAAAATAGAAATTAGAGAATGGGAGATTTCAGTAAAAAATAATAAGACAGAATCCATAAACATGATCGTACTAGATCAGGTTCCCGTGGCAACTTCAGAGGATATTTCTATCTCGACTGAAAACCTTTCGAACGGAAATCTTAATGAAGAAAATGGTGAAGTGCAATGGAATTTTAGTCTGGAGCCTAAACAGGAAATTAAATTCAATTTAAAATATACTGCAAAATATGCTAAAGGTAAAACCCTTATTCTAGAATGA
- the epsC gene encoding serine O-acetyltransferase EpsC: MNLDTVIKEIKNNKKLPNLKFEIKERTEAFTKHLFYTLFDEDTEVEENIKKLGQEFETLADLVCWKPNTPCRNIWEEYIEKLPEILQKLNADARAIAENDPAANSVEEVCLSYPGFFAIAIYRLSHEFYQFGLPLVPRLMTECAHNLTGTDINPGAKIGVPFFIDHATGVVIGETAIIKDNVKIYQGVTLGALYVDRNLRKLKRHPTIEDNVTIYANATILGGETVIGANSVIGGNVWLTKSVPANSMVSHTPQINIKNTAQHE; encoded by the coding sequence ATGAATCTGGATACTGTAATTAAAGAGATAAAAAACAATAAAAAATTACCGAATCTTAAGTTTGAAATTAAAGAAAGAACAGAAGCTTTTACCAAACATTTGTTCTACACTTTATTTGATGAAGATACTGAAGTAGAGGAAAACATTAAGAAATTAGGACAGGAATTTGAAACACTTGCAGATCTTGTTTGTTGGAAACCTAATACGCCTTGTAGAAATATTTGGGAAGAGTATATAGAAAAACTCCCGGAAATTCTTCAAAAATTAAATGCAGATGCACGTGCCATTGCGGAAAATGATCCTGCTGCAAATTCGGTTGAAGAAGTTTGTCTCTCTTATCCCGGTTTTTTTGCCATCGCCATTTATAGGTTAAGTCACGAGTTTTACCAGTTTGGGTTACCGCTGGTACCGAGATTAATGACCGAGTGTGCGCATAACTTAACAGGAACGGATATTAATCCCGGGGCCAAAATTGGCGTGCCCTTTTTTATCGACCATGCAACCGGAGTAGTCATTGGGGAAACTGCGATTATTAAAGACAATGTAAAAATTTATCAGGGAGTAACCCTGGGAGCTTTATATGTAGATCGAAATCTACGCAAATTAAAACGTCATCCAACCATAGAAGATAATGTGACCATATATGCCAACGCCACTATTCTTGGTGGTGAAACGGTAATTGGTGCGAATAGCGTTATAGGTGGGAATGTTTGGTTAACCAAATCTGTTCCTGCAAATTCCATGGTTTCCCATACACCGCAAATTAATATTAAAAATACAGCTCAACATGAGTAA
- a CDS encoding phosphopantetheine adenylyltransferase, producing MKYVFWLLIICSSTINAQKISGYVYNSEGIVPNFKVENKSKGFFVETNQDGKFSISAVIGDSIRFSSIAYEAYSFIVEQKHFEETVVVELKTNSLEEVKLTGGKIFKTPVAQLDDQLLKGIQNDITKNPISYRPSNGNLLEVPRYLAGLLFPKKKKAQITTKATYPLRFEDFEAIFKNDELFNTEFLTNELLIPKKYHNMFFNYLQTKNYTSALLEENQTLDFIERLKESAREYREEVLSKQ from the coding sequence ATGAAGTATGTTTTCTGGTTATTGATTATTTGCAGTAGTACGATTAATGCGCAAAAAATAAGCGGATATGTTTATAATAGCGAGGGAATCGTTCCTAATTTTAAAGTAGAAAATAAATCGAAAGGTTTTTTTGTGGAAACAAACCAGGATGGTAAGTTTTCAATTTCTGCTGTTATAGGCGACAGCATTCGTTTTTCCTCTATCGCTTACGAAGCTTACAGTTTTATAGTAGAACAAAAGCATTTTGAAGAAACCGTAGTGGTCGAATTAAAAACAAATAGTCTGGAAGAAGTAAAACTTACTGGCGGTAAAATTTTTAAGACCCCGGTAGCGCAATTGGATGATCAATTACTTAAAGGGATACAAAATGATATTACTAAAAACCCGATTTCATACAGACCAAGCAATGGCAACTTACTTGAAGTACCGCGTTATCTCGCCGGACTTTTATTCCCAAAGAAAAAGAAAGCGCAAATAACTACTAAAGCAACCTACCCATTAAGATTTGAAGATTTTGAAGCCATTTTTAAAAACGACGAGCTTTTCAATACAGAATTCTTAACGAATGAACTTTTGATTCCAAAAAAATACCATAACATGTTTTTTAATTATTTGCAGACGAAAAATTATACTTCAGCACTTTTGGAAGAAAATCAAACTTTAGACTTTATTGAAAGATTAAAGGAATCTGCCAGAGAATACCGGGAAGAAGTACTTTCTAAGCAATAG
- a CDS encoding DEAD/DEAH box helicase, translating to MEVSDLGISEKKVDKQLYGYQQNDIDKIFSVIDEHPEHYNLLYQLPTGGGKTVIFSEIVREYIQRTEKKVLILTHRIELCKQTNKMLTDFGVKNKIINSKVKELPDQHDYMCFVAMVETLNNRLHDDKLDLEDIGMVIIDEAHYNSFRKLFKFFEKCFILGVTATPLSSNIKLPMKDNYRELIVGDSISSLIEKGFLARANIYSYNVGLSALKVGMNGDYTVKSSEELYTNMSMQEKLLNAYLERSKGKKTLIFNNGINTSVEVYYTFKQAGYNIRHLDNTTSKQDRKEILKWFKHTPDAIVTSVSILTTGFDEPTVDTIILNRATKSLTLYFQMIGRGSRVLPAKKEFNVIDLGNNMARFGHWSAPVDWKQIFRSPDFYFENLLSDEEIEREFKYEMPPELRQQFANSDSVDFDVEAAYDDVIKRGLKSKAVLEWSMEQHVKMCVENSEDVFDARILAKELKDDISSRIKQYSYCISKSTKNYRDWLEEDYSRKLRMAINKEF from the coding sequence ATGGAAGTTTCAGATTTAGGAATTAGCGAGAAGAAGGTAGATAAGCAACTTTATGGCTACCAGCAGAATGATATAGATAAGATTTTTAGTGTTATAGATGAACATCCAGAGCACTATAATCTTTTATATCAGTTACCTACTGGTGGAGGGAAAACGGTAATCTTTTCTGAAATCGTAAGGGAATATATTCAGCGTACCGAAAAGAAAGTGCTTATCCTAACACACCGGATCGAGCTTTGTAAGCAAACCAATAAAATGCTTACCGATTTTGGGGTTAAGAATAAAATTATAAATAGTAAAGTAAAAGAACTACCAGATCAACATGACTACATGTGTTTTGTAGCAATGGTAGAGACTTTAAATAACCGTCTTCATGATGATAAACTAGATCTTGAAGATATTGGGATGGTAATTATCGATGAGGCACATTACAACAGTTTTAGAAAACTATTTAAGTTTTTTGAAAAGTGTTTTATCCTTGGTGTAACGGCAACTCCGCTTAGTTCCAATATTAAATTACCAATGAAGGATAATTACCGCGAATTGATCGTTGGTGATTCTATTTCTTCGTTAATAGAGAAAGGCTTTTTAGCGCGTGCAAATATTTACAGCTATAATGTAGGACTATCAGCTTTAAAAGTGGGTATGAACGGAGATTATACCGTAAAATCTTCGGAAGAGTTGTACACGAATATGTCTATGCAGGAGAAGCTTTTAAATGCTTATTTAGAGCGCTCTAAAGGAAAGAAAACTCTTATCTTTAATAATGGTATTAATACTTCAGTAGAAGTTTATTATACCTTTAAACAGGCAGGGTATAATATTCGACATCTTGATAATACCACCAGCAAACAAGACCGTAAAGAGATTTTAAAGTGGTTTAAACATACGCCAGATGCTATTGTAACTTCGGTAAGTATCTTAACGACCGGTTTTGATGAGCCAACGGTAGATACCATTATTCTTAATCGCGCGACAAAATCCCTAACGCTGTATTTCCAGATGATTGGTCGTGGATCACGTGTTTTACCAGCTAAAAAGGAGTTTAACGTGATCGATCTTGGTAATAATATGGCACGTTTTGGACACTGGAGCGCACCGGTAGACTGGAAACAGATTTTCCGTTCGCCAGATTTCTATTTTGAAAATCTATTGAGTGATGAGGAAATTGAGCGTGAGTTTAAGTATGAAATGCCACCGGAACTACGCCAGCAATTCGCAAATTCTGATAGTGTAGATTTTGATGTTGAAGCGGCCTATGACGATGTTATAAAACGCGGACTTAAATCGAAGGCGGTATTGGAATGGTCTATGGAACAACATGTGAAAATGTGTGTGGAGAATAGTGAGGATGTGTTCGACGCCCGGATTTTAGCAAAAGAATTAAAGGATGATATTTCTTCCAGAATTAAGCAATATTCGTATTGTATTTCTAAAAGTACTAAGAATTACCGCGACTGGTTAGAAGAAGATTATTCCAGAAAATTAAGAATGGCGATTAATAAAGAATTTTAG
- a CDS encoding RDD family protein, with amino-acid sequence MAISIITSGSIGILIYLSKDSIRGTSPGKWMMGITVKSEHDHSKTPAYYKLFLRNIFLLIWPVEAIVLATNDEKRRLGDKAAKAVVIQHNKKPKLLAIIAIILTFFISFFAFILLFTAAVLKNSDSYNISIAEIEQNSSIIEETGGIEDYGMFPGGTIRTQNGAGEAQLKITVLGKEHDLKVNVNLTKSPEEDWKIINLEYYPKD; translated from the coding sequence TTGGCAATTTCAATAATAACAAGCGGCTCTATAGGAATACTTATTTATCTTTCAAAAGATAGTATAAGAGGAACCAGCCCGGGTAAATGGATGATGGGAATTACTGTTAAAAGCGAACACGATCACAGCAAAACTCCAGCCTATTACAAGCTATTTTTGCGAAACATATTTTTACTTATTTGGCCGGTAGAAGCAATCGTATTAGCCACTAACGACGAAAAAAGAAGATTAGGGGACAAAGCTGCGAAAGCGGTTGTAATTCAGCACAATAAAAAACCTAAATTGCTGGCTATAATTGCCATTATCCTCACTTTTTTTATTTCGTTCTTTGCATTTATTCTTTTGTTTACAGCAGCAGTGCTAAAAAACTCTGATTCTTATAATATTTCTATTGCCGAAATTGAACAAAATTCATCTATAATTGAAGAAACAGGCGGAATTGAAGATTACGGAATGTTTCCCGGCGGGACGATAAGAACGCAAAATGGTGCTGGAGAAGCGCAGCTAAAAATCACTGTTTTAGGCAAAGAACATGATCTAAAAGTAAACGTAAACCTTACTAAATCGCCCGAAGAAGACTGGAAAATCATCAATCTAGAATATTATCCTAAAGATTAA
- a CDS encoding BlaI/MecI/CopY family transcriptional regulator, which yields MKQFSKSELQIMKYLWAIEKGFLKDIVDQFPDPAPAYTTISTLISRMVKKGYIGFEKYGRDKQYYPKITKTEYFKNHFKEIVSGFFNNSSSQFASFFTKNSDLSLEELRELESILQEKIKDKKQQ from the coding sequence ATGAAACAATTCTCTAAATCTGAATTACAGATCATGAAATACCTTTGGGCTATTGAGAAGGGATTTCTTAAAGATATTGTAGATCAATTTCCAGATCCGGCACCAGCTTACACTACGATTTCAACATTGATCTCGAGGATGGTTAAGAAAGGATACATAGGTTTTGAAAAATATGGGCGTGATAAACAATATTATCCCAAAATCACCAAAACCGAATACTTTAAAAATCATTTTAAAGAGATTGTTTCTGGATTTTTCAATAATTCGAGTTCTCAATTCGCTTCGTTTTTTACAAAGAATTCAGATTTAAGCTTAGAAGAACTTAGAGAGTTAGAAAGTATTCTTCAGGAAAAAATAAAAGATAAAAAGCAGCAGTAA
- a CDS encoding amidohydrolase family protein codes for MKKRLLLLLTLAILSCKNTPEPLDKDSDFDLAITNIEIIDLEKGDLLQNKTVFIKNDLISAISDSQSNTSTATQVIDGTGKFLLPGFWDNHVHFRGGDSLISANKNFLALFLANGITTLRECGGDMTSTILDWQQKIANKQLAGPTIYTSGPKLDGKNARWEGSLEIASEEDIAPALDSLQLLETDFVKLYDSKFTGELYLKTIKAAEKRKLISSGHMPFSVTLEETTAAGMDGIEHLYYVLKACSAEEDAITKDIIAGKTSFWASLDRVMHTYNKESAKTAFATLKSRDVYVIPTLHINHTLSYLDEENHDKDEYLYYMGDGITKTYEGRIKSALNASAAVVKTRKQLDSAFVSLVKNLQDNKVKLLAGSDCGAFNSYVYPGISLHQELKALVKAGLSPLQALQTSALNGAKFLKKENIGSIKENYKADLVILNANPLENIDETKNINLVIKNGKVFKSLEQLKTTP; via the coding sequence TTGAAAAAAAGGCTTCTCTTACTGCTCACATTAGCTATTTTAAGCTGCAAAAATACACCAGAGCCCCTGGATAAAGATTCAGATTTCGATCTTGCAATTACTAATATTGAAATCATCGATCTGGAAAAAGGTGATCTTTTACAAAACAAAACTGTATTTATAAAAAATGATCTTATTTCTGCAATAAGTGATAGCCAAAGTAATACCTCAACAGCTACTCAGGTTATTGACGGTACTGGTAAATTTCTTTTGCCCGGTTTTTGGGATAATCACGTACATTTTAGAGGAGGTGATTCGCTAATTTCAGCAAATAAAAATTTTCTTGCTTTATTTTTAGCCAATGGCATAACAACCCTTAGGGAATGTGGTGGAGATATGACCAGTACGATATTAGACTGGCAGCAAAAAATCGCTAATAAACAACTTGCCGGACCAACAATTTATACATCTGGACCAAAATTAGATGGTAAAAATGCACGTTGGGAGGGGTCGCTGGAAATTGCGTCTGAAGAAGATATTGCCCCTGCCCTTGATTCTTTACAGCTTTTAGAAACCGATTTTGTAAAATTATATGATAGTAAATTTACTGGTGAATTATATCTAAAAACAATTAAAGCCGCCGAAAAACGTAAACTTATAAGTAGCGGCCATATGCCTTTTAGCGTAACTTTAGAGGAAACCACAGCAGCGGGAATGGACGGTATCGAGCATCTTTATTATGTTTTAAAAGCATGTTCTGCAGAAGAAGACGCCATTACTAAAGATATCATAGCAGGAAAAACAAGTTTTTGGGCATCTTTAGACCGTGTAATGCACACGTATAATAAAGAAAGTGCGAAAACCGCCTTTGCTACTTTAAAATCACGTGATGTATATGTAATTCCTACCTTGCATATTAACCACACCCTTAGCTATCTTGATGAAGAAAATCATGATAAGGACGAATATTTGTATTACATGGGTGACGGAATCACCAAGACCTATGAAGGCCGAATTAAAAGCGCCCTAAATGCAAGTGCAGCTGTTGTGAAAACCAGAAAACAATTGGATTCAGCTTTTGTGAGTCTAGTGAAAAATCTTCAAGATAACAAGGTTAAACTTCTTGCAGGATCAGATTGCGGAGCGTTCAATTCTTATGTTTATCCGGGAATTTCATTGCACCAGGAACTAAAAGCTTTGGTAAAGGCCGGGCTTAGTCCTTTGCAAGCTTTACAAACTTCAGCATTAAATGGAGCAAAATTTTTGAAGAAAGAAAACATAGGGTCGATCAAAGAAAATTACAAAGCAGATCTGGTGATCTTAAATGCTAATCCGTTAGAGAATATCGACGAAACAAAGAATATCAATTTGGTCATTAAAAACGGAAAAGTTTTTAAATCTTTAGAGCAATTAAAAACTACCCCTTAA